In Salana multivorans, a single genomic region encodes these proteins:
- a CDS encoding Gfo/Idh/MocA family protein, whose translation MADVAGPTRVVLAGAGRFGALHARTWSEAGARIVGVVDPDARRAEALAARHGASFGSDLSEVLRPGSADAVVVASTEDTHVPLALEALRAGCHVFVEKPFAMRPADAAAVVATAEARGLTAFAGHVSRFAQPYVRLRDAVDAGRLGTLWTLRLRRDFSRAWFESFGDRVDPVWESCIHDVDLAIYLASARPVRVVAQRSAAAGRAAASVVSALVAFDSGVTATIESAWAVPDGAPGTLAGVLELDGTIAAECEVIGSRGVAKQRLVNDSLTEWTDTGATTPDLTLWPEVAGRVGGALAAEVAEALAVFRGERPPARMPHREALWSVELAAAIVESAESGAVVTIPG comes from the coding sequence ATGGCTGACGTCGCCGGTCCCACGCGCGTCGTCCTGGCCGGCGCCGGTCGCTTCGGCGCGCTCCACGCCCGCACCTGGAGCGAGGCCGGCGCGCGGATCGTCGGCGTCGTCGACCCGGACGCGAGGCGTGCCGAGGCGCTGGCCGCGCGCCACGGCGCCTCCTTCGGCTCGGACCTGTCCGAGGTCCTCCGGCCCGGGTCGGCCGACGCCGTGGTCGTCGCCTCGACCGAGGACACCCACGTTCCCCTGGCCCTCGAGGCGCTCCGGGCCGGGTGCCACGTGTTCGTCGAGAAGCCGTTCGCGATGCGGCCGGCCGACGCGGCCGCCGTCGTCGCGACCGCGGAGGCCCGCGGCCTGACGGCGTTCGCTGGCCACGTCTCCCGGTTCGCCCAGCCCTACGTCCGCCTGCGCGACGCCGTCGACGCGGGCCGGCTTGGCACGCTGTGGACCCTGCGCCTGCGGCGCGACTTCTCCCGCGCCTGGTTCGAGTCGTTCGGCGACCGGGTCGACCCGGTCTGGGAGTCGTGCATCCACGACGTCGACCTCGCGATCTACCTGGCCTCGGCGCGGCCGGTGCGCGTCGTCGCCCAGCGCAGCGCAGCCGCCGGCCGGGCGGCCGCGAGCGTCGTCTCGGCGCTGGTCGCCTTCGACTCGGGGGTCACCGCGACGATCGAGTCGGCCTGGGCGGTCCCCGACGGCGCGCCGGGGACGCTCGCCGGGGTCCTCGAGCTGGACGGGACCATCGCGGCCGAGTGCGAGGTGATCGGCTCCCGGGGCGTGGCGAAGCAGCGCCTGGTCAACGACTCGCTCACGGAGTGGACCGACACCGGCGCGACGACCCCCGACCTCACCCTGTGGCCGGAGGTGGCGGGGCGCGTCGGCGGAGCGCTGGCCGCCGAGGTCGCCGAGGCGCTCGCGGTGTTCCGCGGCGAGCGCCCGCCCGCGCGGATGCCGCACCGCGAGGCGCTGTGGAGCGTCGAGCTCGCCGCGGCCATCGTCGAGTCGGCCGAGTCGGGCGCGGTCGTGACGATCCCGGGGTAG
- a CDS encoding phosphoglyceromutase yields the protein MTYTLVLLRHGESDWNAKNLFTGWVDVPLSEKGVEEAARGGRLLAENGVLPDVVHTSLLRRAITTANLALNEADRHWIPVKRSWRLNERHYGALQGKDKKQTLEEYGEEQFMLWRRSYDVPPPDIELGSEFSQDGDPRYAGEAIPRAEALKQVLDRALPYWEAEIVPDLKAGKTVLVAAHGNSLRALVKHLDGIDDATIAGLNIPTGIPLVYELDENLVPVTKGGTYLDPEAAADAIKAVANQGR from the coding sequence ATGACGTACACCCTTGTCCTGCTCCGCCACGGCGAGAGCGACTGGAACGCGAAGAACCTCTTCACCGGCTGGGTCGACGTGCCCCTGTCGGAGAAGGGCGTCGAGGAGGCCGCGCGCGGCGGCCGGCTCCTCGCCGAGAACGGCGTCCTGCCCGACGTCGTCCACACCTCCCTCCTGCGCCGCGCGATCACGACGGCGAACCTGGCCCTCAACGAGGCCGACCGCCACTGGATCCCCGTCAAGCGCTCCTGGCGGCTCAACGAGCGTCACTACGGTGCGCTCCAGGGCAAGGACAAGAAGCAGACGCTCGAGGAGTACGGCGAGGAGCAGTTCATGCTCTGGCGCCGCTCCTACGACGTGCCGCCGCCGGACATCGAGCTCGGCTCCGAGTTCTCCCAGGACGGCGACCCGCGCTACGCCGGTGAGGCCATCCCGCGCGCCGAGGCGCTCAAGCAGGTCCTCGACCGCGCGCTCCCGTACTGGGAGGCCGAGATCGTCCCCGACCTCAAGGCCGGCAAGACCGTCCTCGTCGCGGCGCACGGCAACTCGCTGCGCGCGCTGGTCAAGCACCTCGACGGGATCGACGACGCCACGATCGCCGGGCTCAACATCCCCACGGGCATCCCGCTGGTCTACGAGCTCGACGAGAACCTGGTGCCCGTGACGAAGGGCGGGACGTACCTCGACCCCGAGGCCGCCGCCGACGCCATCAAGGCCGTCGCCAACCAGGGACGCTGA
- a CDS encoding histone-like nucleoid-structuring protein Lsr2 — protein sequence MVQKISYVLIDDIDGGEAAESVTFGLDGVTYEIDLSVENAAKLREDLAGWIGAARRSGGRRGATPARGKARSSSGDAAAIRAWAQANGHTVSPRGRIPAEIRAAYEAAN from the coding sequence ATGGTGCAGAAGATCAGCTACGTCCTCATCGACGACATTGACGGCGGCGAGGCGGCGGAGTCCGTCACGTTCGGCCTCGACGGTGTGACGTACGAGATCGATCTGTCCGTCGAGAATGCGGCCAAGCTGCGCGAGGACCTCGCGGGCTGGATCGGCGCGGCCCGCCGCAGCGGTGGTCGTCGCGGTGCGACGCCCGCGCGGGGCAAGGCACGCTCGTCCAGCGGTGATGCGGCGGCGATCCGCGCCTGGGCGCAGGCCAACGGCCACACGGTCAGCCCGCGCGGGCGCATCCCCGCGGAGATCCGCGCCGCGTACGAGGCGGCCAACTGA
- the lysS gene encoding lysine--tRNA ligase yields the protein MTEQPSTTPAPAAEDVETIETEHLDADPEQVRVRKEKRERLLASGREPYPVSVPVTTTIAAVREEHAGLEPGEETDVVVGVAGRVMHLRNTGRLCFAAIADGEGRTLQVMLSLAEVGEDSLADFKADVDLGDFLFARGRVISSRRGELSIMADGWQLAAKSLRPLPTLHKETSEETRVRRRYLDLIARPEARDMVRVRAGVVRSLRDSFHRRGYLEVETPILQTQAGGAAARPFVTHMNAFDVDLVMRIATELFLKQAVVGGVERVFEIGRQFRNEGVDSSHSPEFSSLEAYEAWSDYDGMAVLTRELVQEAAQEVFGSTTVTLADGTEYDLGGEWTTLSLYDAVSSALGEAVTPETQLDTLVEYAERVGLEVATTKAPTPGKLVELLFEHLVGDHLVAPTFVRDFPVDTSPLTRAHRSRPGMTEKWDLYVRGFELATAYSELIDPVVQRERFEAQALLAAAGDPEAMHVDEDFLRAVEHALPPLGGMGMGIDRLLMALTGRGIRETILFPLVKPTA from the coding sequence GTGACTGAGCAGCCCTCCACCACGCCCGCACCCGCCGCCGAGGACGTCGAGACGATCGAGACGGAGCACCTCGACGCCGACCCCGAGCAGGTCCGGGTGCGCAAGGAGAAGCGCGAGCGCCTGCTGGCCTCCGGCCGCGAGCCCTACCCGGTGTCCGTCCCGGTCACCACGACGATCGCGGCGGTCCGCGAGGAGCACGCGGGCCTCGAGCCGGGCGAGGAGACGGACGTCGTCGTCGGCGTCGCGGGCCGGGTCATGCACCTGCGCAACACGGGCAGGCTGTGCTTCGCCGCGATCGCCGACGGCGAGGGCCGCACGCTCCAGGTGATGCTCTCCCTCGCCGAGGTCGGCGAGGACTCGCTGGCGGACTTCAAGGCCGACGTCGACCTCGGCGACTTCTTGTTCGCCCGGGGGCGCGTCATCTCCTCGCGCCGAGGCGAGCTGTCGATCATGGCGGACGGGTGGCAGCTCGCCGCCAAGTCGCTGCGCCCGCTCCCGACGCTGCACAAGGAGACGAGCGAGGAGACCCGCGTCCGGCGGCGGTACCTCGACCTCATCGCGCGCCCCGAGGCGCGGGACATGGTGCGGGTCCGGGCCGGCGTCGTGCGCTCGCTGCGCGACTCCTTCCACCGTCGGGGCTACCTCGAGGTGGAGACGCCGATCCTGCAGACGCAGGCCGGCGGCGCGGCGGCGCGGCCGTTCGTCACGCACATGAACGCGTTCGACGTCGACCTCGTCATGCGGATCGCGACCGAGCTGTTCCTCAAGCAGGCGGTGGTCGGCGGGGTCGAGCGCGTCTTCGAGATCGGGCGGCAGTTCCGCAACGAGGGCGTCGACTCCTCGCACAGCCCCGAGTTCTCCTCGCTCGAGGCGTACGAGGCCTGGTCGGACTACGACGGGATGGCCGTCCTCACGCGCGAGCTCGTCCAGGAGGCGGCGCAGGAGGTGTTCGGCTCGACGACCGTGACGCTCGCCGACGGCACCGAGTACGACCTCGGCGGGGAGTGGACGACGCTCTCGCTCTACGACGCCGTCAGCTCCGCGCTCGGTGAGGCCGTGACGCCCGAGACGCAGCTGGACACGCTCGTCGAGTACGCCGAGCGGGTCGGGCTCGAGGTCGCGACGACGAAGGCGCCGACCCCCGGCAAGCTCGTCGAGCTGCTGTTCGAGCACCTCGTGGGCGACCACCTGGTGGCGCCGACGTTCGTGCGGGACTTCCCGGTCGACACCTCGCCGCTGACCCGGGCGCACCGCTCGCGGCCGGGGATGACCGAGAAGTGGGACCTGTACGTGCGCGGGTTCGAGCTCGCGACCGCCTACTCCGAGCTCATCGACCCGGTCGTGCAGCGCGAGCGGTTCGAGGCGCAGGCCCTCCTGGCCGCCGCGGGCGACCCCGAGGCGATGCACGTCGACGAGGACTTCCTGCGCGCCGTCGAGCACGCGCTCCCGCCGCTCGGCGGGATGGGCATGGGAATCGACCGGCTGCTCATGGCGCTCACCGGTCGCGGTATCCGAGAGACCATCCTGTTCCCGCTGGTGAAGCCGACGGCATAG
- the panC gene encoding pantoate--beta-alanine ligase, with protein sequence MNSSSTKPGRLAVGILGAGRVGAVLGNALRAEGHEVVAVSGASPETRERVEALLPGVPLLDLVEVARRADLVLVCVPDDAIADVVAWVAQQGGFRPGQLVVHTSGRHGTGVLRPALAAGAIPLAIHPAMTFTGTSLDLARLVGTPFAVTAAAPVQPIGQALVVELGGEPVLLPEDSRAGYHAALAHASNHLVTLLVQAQEILRAAGVTGTAPSGEEQDAAGGLLGPLARAALDGALGSGAAALTGPVSRGDAGTVAEHLAAIEALVGPDGAERALLTYRALADATAVLAEHERRIDPDRAAAIRRLLRESEDAGDAAGVGTGVQPASVAVLHTITDLRAARRRLAGTVAVVPTMGALHEGHLALVRAARGVADHVVVTVFVNPTQFGDPGDLAAYPRTLDADVASLAALGADAPDLVFAPSAHEMYPEGATRVTIDPGPVANALEGASRPGHFAGVLTVVSKLFHLVRPDVAVFGQKDAQQLALVQRMVRDLDLDLWVLEVPIVREPDGLALSSRNVRLTPDGRRRALALSRSVAVAQRLAAAGADLAQVLAAARAELDDVEVDYATVVDPETYLELRPDVTGDRRAGTDAVGPGGRAAEPRYVVAALVDGVRLIDNGPVALGSGSVSSPGD encoded by the coding sequence GTGAACTCGAGCAGCACCAAGCCCGGCCGGCTCGCCGTCGGCATCCTCGGGGCCGGCCGCGTCGGCGCCGTCCTCGGCAACGCGCTGCGGGCGGAGGGACACGAGGTCGTCGCGGTCTCGGGCGCCTCGCCCGAGACCCGCGAGCGCGTCGAGGCACTCCTGCCCGGCGTGCCCCTGCTCGACCTCGTCGAGGTCGCCCGCCGCGCCGACCTCGTCCTCGTGTGCGTCCCGGACGACGCGATCGCCGACGTCGTCGCCTGGGTCGCCCAGCAGGGCGGCTTCCGTCCGGGTCAGCTCGTCGTCCACACCAGCGGCCGGCACGGTACCGGCGTCCTGCGTCCGGCGCTCGCGGCCGGTGCGATCCCGCTCGCGATCCACCCGGCGATGACGTTCACGGGCACGTCGCTCGACCTCGCCCGCCTCGTCGGCACCCCGTTCGCCGTCACCGCCGCCGCGCCGGTCCAGCCGATCGGCCAGGCCCTCGTCGTCGAGCTCGGCGGCGAGCCCGTGCTCCTGCCGGAGGACAGCCGCGCCGGCTACCACGCGGCCCTCGCGCACGCGAGCAACCACCTCGTGACGCTGCTGGTCCAGGCCCAGGAGATCCTGCGCGCCGCCGGCGTCACCGGCACGGCGCCGAGCGGGGAGGAGCAGGACGCGGCCGGCGGGCTGCTCGGGCCGCTCGCGCGGGCCGCGCTCGACGGCGCGCTCGGCTCGGGCGCCGCCGCGCTCACGGGCCCGGTCAGCCGCGGCGACGCGGGCACCGTCGCCGAGCACCTCGCGGCGATCGAGGCCCTCGTCGGACCCGACGGCGCGGAGCGCGCGCTGCTCACCTACCGCGCCCTCGCGGACGCGACCGCCGTGCTCGCGGAGCACGAGCGGCGGATCGACCCCGACCGGGCCGCTGCGATCCGCCGCCTGCTCCGGGAGAGCGAGGACGCCGGTGACGCGGCCGGCGTCGGCACCGGCGTCCAGCCGGCGAGCGTCGCCGTCCTCCACACGATCACCGACCTGCGGGCGGCACGCCGGCGCCTGGCCGGAACGGTCGCCGTCGTCCCGACGATGGGGGCGCTCCACGAGGGGCACCTCGCCCTCGTCCGGGCGGCGCGCGGCGTGGCCGACCACGTCGTCGTCACCGTGTTCGTCAACCCGACACAGTTCGGCGACCCCGGCGACCTCGCCGCCTACCCGCGCACGCTCGACGCTGACGTCGCGTCGCTCGCCGCCCTCGGCGCGGACGCGCCGGACCTCGTCTTCGCGCCGAGTGCGCACGAGATGTACCCCGAGGGTGCGACCCGGGTGACGATCGACCCCGGGCCGGTCGCGAACGCGCTCGAGGGGGCCTCCCGCCCGGGGCACTTCGCCGGCGTGCTCACGGTCGTGTCGAAGCTGTTCCACCTCGTTCGGCCGGACGTCGCCGTGTTCGGGCAGAAGGACGCGCAGCAGCTCGCGCTCGTCCAGCGGATGGTGCGCGACCTCGATCTCGACCTGTGGGTGCTCGAGGTGCCGATCGTTCGCGAGCCGGACGGGCTGGCGCTCTCCAGCCGGAACGTCCGCCTCACCCCGGACGGCCGGCGACGCGCCCTCGCGCTGTCCAGGTCCGTCGCCGTCGCGCAGCGGCTCGCGGCGGCCGGGGCGGACCTGGCCCAGGTGCTCGCGGCGGCGCGGGCCGAGCTGGACGACGTCGAGGTCGACTACGCGACCGTCGTCGATCCGGAGACGTACCTGGAGCTGCGTCCCGACGTGACCGGTGATCGGCGCGCCGGGACGGATGCCGTCGGGCCCGGCGGTCGCGCGGCCGAGCCGCGCTACGTCGTCGCCGCGCTGGTCGACGGCGTCCGGCTCATCGACAACGGACCCGTCGCTCTCGGGTCCGGCTCGGTATCCTCTCCGGGTGACTGA